One segment of Caldanaerobius polysaccharolyticus DSM 13641 DNA contains the following:
- a CDS encoding ROK family transcriptional regulator has protein sequence MLADLIPVSYKLLKGMNESLVIRIIREKGTISRADIARYTSLTPPTVTNITKKLIKEGVVVEATIGESKGGRRPVLLKLNPSYFYVVLVHISSNHLRLDVSDLDNRVLASKRMKLKDKSLEGVLKNLFELYGQMVDQAGVPVEKIAGIGVALHGLVDSDRGISIYAPNLGWKNVRLREIISDELKTEVYVENDVRAMAMGEKWYGAAKGVDNFVAVRVGDGIGASVVMDGRLYTGVTHSSGEIGHTTVDINGPRCGCGNYGCLEAMASERAICDIVAKRLKMGEESSIENVDDLDIEDVYSAANAGDKLAVDVIKHVAIYLGIGIANLINLFNPELVVLGGNIIKVKDIIRPILGDVVERRALENTYKGCRLDISLLGDDATIKGAYALILNRLFGA, from the coding sequence ATGTTGGCTGATTTGATTCCTGTAAGTTACAAGCTCTTAAAGGGGATGAATGAATCTCTCGTCATAAGGATAATCAGGGAAAAAGGGACTATATCCAGAGCGGATATAGCCAGATATACCAGTTTGACGCCGCCTACAGTTACCAATATCACTAAAAAATTGATAAAAGAGGGAGTTGTCGTAGAGGCTACCATAGGAGAGTCTAAAGGTGGACGCAGGCCGGTGCTGCTAAAGCTTAACCCCAGCTATTTTTATGTGGTTTTAGTGCATATAAGCTCCAATCACCTGCGCCTGGATGTGTCTGATCTGGATAACCGCGTACTGGCATCCAAGAGGATGAAGTTAAAGGACAAATCGCTGGAAGGGGTGCTAAAAAATTTATTTGAGCTCTATGGTCAGATGGTAGACCAGGCAGGGGTACCGGTGGAAAAGATAGCCGGTATAGGGGTCGCTTTACATGGCCTCGTGGATTCTGACAGAGGGATTTCTATATACGCTCCTAACCTGGGATGGAAAAATGTCAGGTTGAGAGAGATTATAAGTGATGAATTAAAGACAGAAGTATACGTAGAAAACGATGTAAGGGCAATGGCTATGGGAGAAAAATGGTACGGCGCCGCAAAGGGCGTGGACAACTTTGTGGCGGTTAGGGTGGGAGACGGCATTGGGGCCAGCGTGGTGATGGATGGCAGGCTTTACACGGGTGTAACCCATTCTTCGGGGGAAATAGGTCATACCACTGTGGATATCAATGGCCCTAGGTGCGGTTGCGGCAATTACGGTTGTCTTGAGGCTATGGCGTCGGAGAGGGCGATATGCGATATTGTCGCTAAGAGGCTGAAGATGGGCGAGGAGAGCTCTATAGAGAACGTGGACGATCTGGACATCGAAGACGTGTATAGTGCCGCTAACGCCGGTGATAAACTGGCTGTGGACGTCATAAAGCACGTGGCTATCTACCTAGGAATAGGCATTGCCAACCTTATAAACCTATTTAACCCAGAACTGGTGGTGCTGGGAGGCAATATCATCAAGGTTAAAGATATTATAAGGCCGATTCTGGGAGATGTGGTAGAGAGGAGGGCATTAGAGAACACCTATAAAGGCTGCAGGCTGGATATATCCCTTTTGGGTGACGATGCTACGATAAAAGGGGCGTACGCCCTTATATTAAACCGCCTCTTTGGCGCGTAA
- a CDS encoding SDR family NAD(P)-dependent oxidoreductase, with the protein MLLKDKVAIVTGAGSGFGRETSLLFAREGAKIVAVDYNSESGQKTVDDIKAGNGEAIFVKADVSKEEDVKRFVDEAIKAFGKLDIIFNNAGIYIPGNAEALASEDWDKVININLKGVFLGCKYAIPYLKKNGGGVIINTASAAGLIGFPDAVAYAASKGGVLSLTKAIAVDHAKDNIRANCICPGTGETGMTREVLENKEIREMFLAPIPLKRFAQPVDVAHAALFLASDMSSYITGVALPVDGGWTMA; encoded by the coding sequence ATGCTTTTAAAAGACAAAGTCGCCATAGTAACAGGCGCAGGTTCCGGATTTGGCAGAGAGACATCACTGCTGTTTGCTCGAGAAGGAGCAAAAATCGTTGCAGTAGACTACAACAGCGAGAGCGGGCAAAAAACCGTCGATGATATAAAGGCTGGCAATGGAGAGGCTATCTTCGTGAAAGCCGATGTATCAAAGGAAGAGGATGTCAAGAGGTTTGTAGACGAAGCAATTAAGGCTTTTGGTAAACTGGACATTATATTTAACAATGCAGGTATATACATACCGGGCAATGCAGAAGCGTTGGCGTCAGAAGATTGGGATAAGGTGATCAATATCAACCTCAAAGGAGTATTCCTAGGGTGCAAATATGCTATTCCGTATTTGAAGAAAAACGGCGGTGGGGTAATTATAAACACTGCATCGGCCGCAGGCTTAATAGGATTTCCTGATGCTGTAGCGTATGCAGCATCCAAAGGCGGTGTGCTGTCGTTGACCAAAGCGATAGCTGTAGATCACGCCAAAGACAACATAAGAGCCAATTGCATATGCCCTGGCACTGGAGAGACAGGCATGACCAGAGAGGTGCTGGAAAATAAGGAAATAAGGGAGATGTTCCTGGCACCCATACCATTAAAGAGGTTCGCACAGCCCGTAGATGTGGCCCATGCAGCCCTCTTTTTGGCTTCGGATATGTCTTCATATATAACAGGCGTGGCCCTTCCGGTAGATGGCGGCTGGACCATGGCATAG
- a CDS encoding DUF2442 domain-containing protein — translation MDPRYFPEVDQVIPTKDFKVYIYFDDGSIKLFDAKDLVKKGVFKKLQDIDTFINTCTVINGTLAWDLKGNFSETDCLDLDPIELYNTCPDVEEPEWLFNKNKQ, via the coding sequence ATGGATCCAAGGTATTTCCCTGAAGTTGATCAAGTCATACCCACAAAAGATTTCAAAGTATATATATACTTTGATGATGGAAGTATAAAGTTGTTTGACGCAAAAGATTTAGTAAAAAAGGGAGTTTTTAAAAAATTACAGGACATAGACACATTCATAAACACGTGTACCGTTATAAACGGAACGCTTGCATGGGATTTAAAAGGCAACTTCAGCGAAACCGACTGTCTTGATCTCGACCCTATTGAGCTGTACAATACGTGTCCTGATGTAGAAGAACCCGAATGGTTATTTAATAAAAATAAACAATAA
- a CDS encoding Uma2 family endonuclease — translation MPIPDLKKKYTYADYLTWPEDERWEIIDGVPYMLAAPSWQHQAVSRELMVQFGSYLKDKPCEVFAAPFDLRIPCEGEKDEDTKNVVQPDIVVICDKKRLKGTGFYGVPTLIIEITSPATARKDKIQKFNMYEAAGVKEYWIVEPDQRVVMVFLLEDGRYGRPHTYSEEDKIKVSIFEDLEIDLKSVFLY, via the coding sequence ATGCCTATACCCGATTTAAAGAAAAAATACACTTACGCAGATTATCTAACATGGCCTGAGGATGAAAGATGGGAGATTATAGACGGTGTTCCGTATATGCTGGCAGCGCCTTCGTGGCAGCATCAGGCGGTATCCAGGGAGCTGATGGTCCAGTTTGGAAGCTATCTTAAGGATAAGCCTTGTGAGGTTTTTGCTGCCCCTTTTGATTTGCGAATCCCTTGTGAAGGCGAGAAAGATGAAGATACTAAAAATGTGGTGCAACCAGATATCGTTGTGATATGCGATAAAAAAAGGTTGAAAGGTACAGGCTTTTATGGTGTTCCTACGTTAATCATAGAAATTACTTCTCCTGCTACTGCCAGAAAGGATAAGATCCAGAAATTCAATATGTATGAAGCTGCCGGGGTTAAAGAGTACTGGATTGTAGAACCCGACCAAAGAGTAGTAATGGTTTTTCTTCTGGAAGATGGCAGGTATGGGCGGCCCCACACCTACTCAGAAGAAGATAAGATAAAAGTAAGTATATTTGAGGATCTGGAAATCGATTTAAAAAGCGTATTTTTGTATTAG
- a CDS encoding pyridoxal phosphate-dependent aminotransferase yields the protein MLMAERLWRLGTENAFEVLAEVNKLAAAGRHIISFALGEPDFDTPENIKQAGIRAIMENKTHYGPSAGIPELKEAVAGYISRTRGIDVSPEEVVITPGAKPIIFYTIHALVNPGDEVIYPNPGFPIYESVISFVGAKPIPLPLLEEKDFSVDVDYLRSLITDKTKLIILNSPQNPTGGMLSKQDLEAIAEIAIENDIWVLSDEVYSRIVYDGEFCSIASIPGMKERTVLLDGFSKTYAMTGWRLGYGVMNPTLAQQIARLETNCESCTATFVQYAGVEALNGPQDVVDRMVKEFKERRDLIVEGLNDIKGIKCLKPRGSFYVFPNVTEACRSLGLKDSKALQQYLLYHGDVAVLPRTSFGVKNVGEKEEYLRLSYATSKENIVEGLKRIKKTIEG from the coding sequence ATGCTGATGGCAGAACGCCTGTGGCGGCTGGGAACAGAAAACGCTTTTGAGGTCCTGGCAGAAGTGAATAAATTGGCTGCGGCGGGAAGGCATATAATTAGCTTTGCACTGGGGGAGCCGGATTTTGACACCCCTGAGAATATAAAGCAGGCGGGCATCAGGGCTATAATGGAAAACAAGACCCATTACGGCCCTTCTGCCGGTATACCTGAGCTAAAAGAGGCTGTAGCAGGTTATATTTCCCGCACCAGGGGTATTGACGTGTCTCCTGAGGAAGTGGTCATAACGCCAGGGGCAAAGCCTATCATATTTTACACCATTCACGCCTTGGTTAACCCGGGAGATGAGGTCATATACCCTAATCCGGGGTTTCCCATCTACGAATCGGTTATAAGCTTTGTGGGAGCAAAACCTATTCCGCTACCGCTTCTGGAAGAAAAAGATTTCAGCGTGGATGTAGATTATTTGAGGTCTTTAATCACAGACAAAACCAAACTGATCATATTGAATTCACCTCAAAACCCCACAGGGGGAATGTTATCAAAACAAGACCTGGAGGCTATAGCCGAGATCGCCATAGAAAACGATATATGGGTATTGTCTGATGAGGTTTACAGCAGGATCGTATACGACGGCGAGTTTTGCAGCATAGCGTCTATTCCAGGTATGAAAGAGCGCACCGTCTTGTTAGACGGCTTTTCCAAGACCTATGCTATGACAGGCTGGAGGCTGGGCTATGGGGTCATGAACCCGACGCTTGCTCAACAGATAGCGCGCCTTGAGACCAACTGCGAATCCTGTACAGCTACTTTTGTGCAGTACGCAGGGGTAGAGGCCTTAAACGGGCCACAGGATGTCGTGGACAGGATGGTAAAGGAATTTAAAGAGAGACGGGACCTCATAGTGGAGGGATTAAACGACATCAAAGGGATTAAGTGCCTTAAACCCCGCGGTTCATTTTACGTCTTCCCCAATGTAACTGAGGCATGTCGCAGTCTGGGTTTGAAGGATTCAAAAGCCTTGCAGCAGTATCTATTGTACCACGGCGATGTGGCGGTGTTGCCGAGGACGTCTTTTGGAGTCAAAAATGTAGGGGAGAAGGAGGAATACCTGAGGCTTTCCTATGCCACTTCAAAGGAGAATATTGTTGAGGGGTTAAAGCGAATCAAAAAAACCATTGAGGGATAG
- a CDS encoding RNA-guided endonuclease InsQ/TnpB family protein, protein MMICQHFLIEPTKEQEEKLFYTLYLCRKLYNYSLEQKIKHYKEYGKGLTYTDQQNMLPEFKKEHPEYKEVHSQILQDVLRRLDRAYKNFFEGRANYPKFKDKYHYTSITLPQCEAKRNFSKEGYVYIKNIGHIKIKAHRDFDPKKVKTINIKYHAGKWYINLSVEIEEEKEKVSTGKKAIGIDKGINSIAATSEGKLYLNPRWLQKAEKRLKRLQRQLSRKKKGSKNREKQKKRLAKLHEKVANQRRDYLHKISYNIVKNNDIICVEDLQVKNMMKNHKLAKSIANVGWGMLDKYLQYKAEREGKIFIKVNPAYTSQRCSRCGKIVEKDLSVRVHGCECGLEIDRDINAAINVLHEGLRQLGIAA, encoded by the coding sequence ATGATGATATGTCAACATTTTCTCATAGAGCCGACAAAAGAGCAGGAAGAAAAACTGTTTTATACACTGTATTTGTGCCGCAAATTATACAACTATTCACTGGAACAGAAGATAAAACATTACAAAGAATACGGCAAAGGACTCACATACACAGATCAGCAGAACATGCTTCCAGAATTTAAGAAAGAACATCCGGAATACAAAGAAGTACATTCGCAAATACTTCAGGATGTATTGAGAAGGTTGGACAGAGCATATAAAAACTTCTTTGAAGGACGAGCAAATTATCCCAAATTCAAAGACAAATATCACTACACATCGATAACACTTCCTCAATGCGAAGCAAAAAGAAATTTCAGCAAAGAAGGATATGTGTATATAAAAAATATAGGGCATATAAAAATAAAAGCACACAGAGACTTTGATCCGAAAAAGGTAAAAACAATAAACATAAAATACCATGCTGGGAAATGGTATATAAACTTGTCAGTCGAAATAGAAGAAGAAAAAGAGAAAGTATCCACAGGAAAAAAAGCTATAGGAATAGATAAAGGGATAAACTCAATAGCTGCGACATCAGAAGGAAAATTGTACTTAAACCCGAGATGGCTGCAGAAAGCAGAAAAGAGACTAAAAAGACTGCAAAGGCAGCTGTCAAGGAAAAAGAAAGGAAGCAAAAATAGAGAAAAGCAAAAGAAGAGGTTAGCGAAGCTTCATGAAAAAGTAGCAAATCAGAGAAGGGACTATCTGCACAAGATAAGCTATAACATAGTCAAAAACAATGACATCATATGTGTTGAGGATTTGCAAGTGAAAAATATGATGAAAAATCATAAACTTGCAAAATCAATAGCAAATGTAGGATGGGGAATGTTAGATAAGTATTTACAGTATAAAGCGGAAAGAGAAGGAAAAATATTCATAAAAGTAAATCCAGCGTATACATCGCAGAGATGCTCAAGATGCGGGAAAATAGTAGAAAAAGACTTATCAGTAAGAGTACACGGATGTGAATGCGGGTTAGAAATAGATAGAGATATAAATGCAGCGATAAATGTACTTCATGAAGGATTAAGACAATTGGGGATAGCTGCATAA
- the trmL gene encoding tRNA (uridine(34)/cytosine(34)/5-carboxymethylaminomethyluridine(34)-2'-O)-methyltransferase TrmL — MPLNVVLVEPEIPQNTGNIARTCVLTGSRLHLVRPFGFILDEKRIKRAGLDYWPYLDLTVHDSLDKFLEQYGDKKLYLATTKGKKYYTDVRYEEDSFILFGKESAGLPRWLIQQREQDAIRIPMSEKIPDRSLNLSNSVAIIVYEALRQLGFPSLC; from the coding sequence ATGCCGCTAAACGTAGTTTTGGTAGAGCCCGAGATACCCCAAAATACAGGGAATATAGCCAGGACGTGTGTGCTTACGGGCAGCAGGCTGCACCTGGTTAGGCCCTTTGGTTTTATACTGGACGAGAAGCGCATAAAAAGGGCGGGACTGGATTACTGGCCGTACCTGGACCTTACCGTTCACGACAGCCTTGATAAATTTTTAGAGCAGTACGGAGATAAAAAGCTGTATCTTGCAACAACCAAAGGGAAAAAGTATTATACAGATGTTCGATATGAGGAGGATTCATTTATCCTGTTTGGCAAGGAATCGGCAGGATTGCCTCGGTGGCTTATACAGCAGCGTGAGCAAGACGCTATAAGGATACCCATGAGCGAAAAAATACCGGATAGGTCCTTAAACCTATCTAATTCTGTAGCTATCATCGTGTACGAGGCTTTAAGGCAGCTGGGTTTTCCCAGCTTGTGCTGA
- a CDS encoding nitroreductase family protein: protein MKEFIELLKTRRSVRAFIDKPIPKEVLEDIVDCGRLAPSGRNGQPWHFVVITDKDALRYISEQATYGKFIKDAAACIIVYCEKDNNHHLEDGAAATENIIIAAKAYGIGTCWVAGYDRTYEQAINKYLGIPENLRMISIIPMGYPAAEPRMPQKRSLDEVIHWERY, encoded by the coding sequence ATGAAAGAATTTATTGAGCTTTTGAAGACCAGGAGGAGCGTAAGGGCTTTTATAGATAAGCCAATACCCAAAGAGGTGTTGGAGGATATAGTAGACTGCGGCAGGCTGGCCCCATCGGGGAGAAACGGTCAACCGTGGCATTTCGTGGTCATTACTGATAAGGATGCCTTAAGGTATATATCTGAGCAAGCCACTTACGGCAAGTTCATAAAGGACGCTGCTGCCTGTATAATAGTGTACTGCGAGAAAGACAACAACCACCACCTGGAAGATGGAGCGGCGGCCACGGAAAATATAATAATAGCCGCAAAGGCGTACGGTATAGGGACGTGCTGGGTGGCAGGCTACGATAGGACTTATGAGCAGGCCATAAACAAATACCTGGGGATACCTGAAAATCTCAGGATGATATCCATAATCCCCATGGGCTATCCTGCTGCAGAACCTCGTATGCCGCAGAAGAGGTCCCTTGACGAGGTCATCCACTGGGAGAGGTACTGA
- a CDS encoding Cgl0159 family (beta/alpha)8-fold protein, whose protein sequence is MDNKISIVYHMAYPGPRNTSSVLRGEPDEKYFMTTLKKILKDDYFSGVEVTALKDPVLKAKAAELLKASGKDVIYSAQPVQLNWKDDMIPPTDISSIDEVDRKRAVQRLFEHIDDAYAFGATQFAFVSGKDVGTSAGLKLRKQAKTALVRSIMELYRYSLEKAQKLGVKPLILTLEMFDRLDDKGCKNQLIGPTTEAIELAEELRFTYGCESFGLMYDLSHMPLLKDNSFDGETPDVLKALAPYLNHVHVGNCVLVKDDPLYGDTHVGFDYPNGAVSKDLLAEFLKVLNEVKYEKGIGFEVMPHGDEQSDALVSMTKAYFDEASSRIDVNYALGSYVYVPRRFLPEYIFDMITDIRVNKPHVVIDEAKSRRRRETLTKDGRLLLLACDHPARYVTNVGSDPVKMGNRLDYLSRIIRVVSSDLVDGVMTTPDIMEDLFIINYIVKEKGNKSFLDEKVLVGCMNRAGLAGFSFEMDDRMTAYTPETMCEMKLDGAKMMFRLEQNEKYSGRTMVYCAEAVTKCNKYGLTVFLEALPVQKTEKGYPVKMDADEMIKVIGVASAIGDSSRNLWLKIPYVDGYDRVVRATTLPILMLGGESTGNPVDTIKQFEKGLGAGKNVRGAMVGRNVLYPGNDDPKAIAEAISLLIHRDYSTEEAVRHIRKNRGSDMDYLIKLIK, encoded by the coding sequence ATGGATAACAAGATAAGCATAGTATATCATATGGCTTATCCCGGGCCGAGGAATACCAGTTCGGTGCTCAGGGGCGAGCCTGATGAGAAATACTTTATGACAACTCTTAAAAAAATACTTAAGGACGATTATTTCAGTGGCGTAGAAGTAACGGCATTAAAAGACCCTGTGTTGAAAGCGAAGGCTGCAGAGCTTTTAAAGGCCAGCGGAAAGGACGTGATATACAGCGCTCAACCTGTGCAGCTAAACTGGAAGGATGACATGATACCGCCTACTGACATATCCAGCATCGATGAAGTGGACAGAAAGCGGGCAGTTCAGAGGCTTTTTGAACACATAGACGATGCCTATGCCTTTGGCGCCACACAGTTTGCTTTTGTAAGCGGAAAAGACGTGGGGACGTCAGCGGGCTTGAAGCTTAGAAAGCAGGCTAAAACAGCCCTTGTGCGCTCTATAATGGAACTATACCGTTACTCGCTGGAAAAGGCACAAAAACTGGGGGTAAAGCCTCTCATTTTGACGCTAGAGATGTTCGACAGGCTTGATGACAAGGGATGCAAAAACCAGTTGATAGGTCCGACTACTGAAGCCATCGAGTTGGCGGAAGAGCTCAGGTTTACTTATGGATGCGAGAGCTTCGGTCTTATGTACGATTTAAGCCACATGCCATTGCTAAAGGACAATTCCTTTGACGGAGAGACGCCTGATGTGCTTAAAGCGCTGGCGCCATATTTAAATCACGTGCACGTGGGCAACTGCGTACTTGTCAAAGACGATCCCCTTTACGGCGATACCCATGTGGGCTTTGATTACCCCAATGGGGCTGTCTCAAAAGATTTGCTTGCGGAGTTTCTAAAGGTCTTAAATGAGGTAAAGTACGAAAAGGGTATAGGGTTTGAGGTAATGCCCCACGGCGACGAGCAAAGCGATGCGCTGGTATCCATGACCAAGGCTTATTTTGACGAGGCCAGCAGCAGGATAGATGTCAATTATGCGTTGGGCTCCTATGTTTACGTTCCAAGGCGATTTCTGCCGGAGTACATCTTTGACATGATAACAGACATAAGGGTCAATAAGCCCCATGTGGTCATAGATGAAGCCAAGTCACGACGGCGGAGAGAGACCCTTACAAAAGACGGTAGATTGCTGCTTTTGGCCTGTGACCATCCTGCCAGATACGTAACCAATGTAGGGTCGGATCCGGTAAAGATGGGCAACAGATTGGACTACTTAAGCAGGATAATCAGGGTTGTATCCTCGGATCTGGTGGATGGGGTTATGACCACTCCTGACATCATGGAAGATTTGTTTATAATCAACTACATCGTGAAAGAAAAAGGCAACAAGAGCTTTCTGGACGAGAAGGTTCTGGTGGGCTGCATGAACAGGGCAGGCCTTGCAGGTTTCTCCTTTGAAATGGATGACAGGATGACGGCGTATACTCCTGAAACTATGTGTGAGATGAAACTGGATGGCGCTAAGATGATGTTCAGGTTGGAGCAAAATGAAAAGTATTCAGGCAGGACAATGGTATATTGCGCTGAGGCTGTAACGAAGTGCAATAAATACGGCCTTACCGTATTTTTGGAGGCGCTGCCTGTGCAGAAGACAGAAAAAGGGTATCCTGTCAAGATGGATGCCGATGAGATGATTAAAGTAATTGGCGTGGCATCGGCCATAGGGGATTCTTCAAGAAACCTGTGGCTCAAAATACCCTATGTGGATGGATATGATAGGGTCGTAAGAGCTACTACCCTTCCCATACTCATGCTGGGAGGCGAATCTACAGGTAACCCCGTGGATACCATAAAGCAATTTGAAAAGGGATTGGGCGCGGGCAAAAACGTAAGAGGCGCCATGGTGGGAAGAAACGTGTTATATCCTGGAAACGATGACCCCAAGGCCATAGCGGAAGCCATAAGTCTGCTTATACACCGGGATTACTCTACAGAGGAGGCTGTAAGGCATATAAGAAAAAACAGGGGATCTGATATGGATTATTTAATAAAATTAATAAAATAG
- a CDS encoding DUF4160 domain-containing protein — MPTICMFYGIKISMNWNDHMPPHFHAEFNDNKAIIDIINVKVLKGYLPKRQLRLVLAWAELHKDELMQNWELAREGKELNEIKGL; from the coding sequence ATGCCTACAATATGCATGTTTTATGGAATAAAGATATCAATGAATTGGAATGATCATATGCCCCCCCATTTTCATGCAGAGTTTAATGATAATAAGGCTATTATAGATATAATAAACGTTAAAGTATTAAAAGGCTATCTTCCGAAAAGACAGTTACGGCTCGTACTAGCGTGGGCCGAACTTCACAAAGATGAATTGATGCAAAATTGGGAACTGGCACGTGAAGGAAAAGAATTAAACGAAATAAAAGGGCTATAA
- a CDS encoding amidase domain-containing protein — protein MLKLKLFLSFLLLFIFCLNFNTYASVFDRSAAISYAEKYVYSYNPNYPSFSSDCANYVSQCLHAGGIPMSTKLNNEWYCMYIGGSQIWNYSHSWTVAEDLYNWLENSNIGSWIDVYDYDIYTASIPEPTDSNYKLWPADVIFYDWDSNGIINHSSIVVGSGTDRSRFRQNWNISKSTYI, from the coding sequence ATGTTAAAATTAAAATTGTTTTTATCATTTCTGCTCTTGTTTATATTTTGTTTAAATTTTAATACGTATGCATCTGTTTTTGATAGATCCGCTGCTATTTCTTATGCTGAAAAATATGTCTACTCATATAATCCAAATTACCCTTCATTTAGTAGTGATTGTGCAAATTACGTATCGCAATGTTTACATGCTGGTGGTATTCCAATGTCAACGAAGCTTAATAATGAATGGTACTGTATGTATATAGGTGGCTCACAAATATGGAATTATTCGCATAGTTGGACGGTTGCTGAAGATCTTTATAACTGGTTAGAAAATAGCAATATAGGAAGTTGGATAGATGTATATGATTATGACATATATACAGCTTCAATACCAGAGCCTACAGATTCAAATTATAAATTATGGCCAGCGGATGTAATATTCTATGACTGGGATAGTAACGGCATAATTAATCATTCAAGTATTGTTGTTGGTTCTGGAACAGATAGATCCCGATTCAGGCAAAACTGGAATATTAGTAAATCAACATACATCTGA